Proteins encoded in a region of the Triplophysa dalaica isolate WHDGS20190420 chromosome 10, ASM1584641v1, whole genome shotgun sequence genome:
- the rgs2 gene encoding regulator of G-protein signaling 2, whose amino-acid sequence MLSYKAARAERTNMLDLFDTDTHTLATMRAATIDTSIEGLIYSKNLEPAMEKDNMKRTWRSRMLFKNFLLRKASHGTARRNPYRPTAEELNQWAESLDNLLNSKCGLIAFRLFMESEYCVENVEFWVACEEFRKINSRSKLRSKAKRIYEEFIKEDSPKEVNLDFHMKETVDRCLLLPTQTSFQAAQNKVFFLMEHNSYPRFLESELYSNLCKYAEGE is encoded by the exons ATGCTGAGTTATAAAGCAGCCCGGGCTGAGAGAACCAACATGTTGGATTTGTTTGacactgatacacacacactggcaaCAATGAGAGCCGCTACAATAGACACGAGCATAGAAGGACTGATCTATTCGAAAAACCTTGAGCCGGCTATGGAAAAAGACAACATGAA AAGGACTTGGAGGTCAAGGATGCTCTTTAAGAATTTTCTTCTGAGAAAAGCCTCACACGGTACAGCGCGGAGAAATCCATACAG GCCAACCGCTGAAGAACTAAATCAATGGGCAGAGTCTCTGGACAACTTACTGAACAGTAAAT GTGGACTGATCGCATTTCGCCTCTTTATGGAGTCTGAATACTGCGTTGAGAATGTCGAGTTTTGGGTGGCCTGCGAAGAGTTTCGAAAGATCAACTCCAGATCAAAGCTCAGATCCAAGGCAAAACGgatatatgaagagttcatcAAAGAGGATTCACCAAAAGAG GTCAACTTGGATTTCCACATGAAGGAAACTGTCGACCGGTGTCTTCTGTTACCAACACAGACCAGCTTCCAAGCCGCTCAAAACAAAGTATTCTTCCTGATGGAACACAACTCGTACCCTCGCTTCCTGGAGTCTGAACTCTACAGTAACCTTTGTAAATACGCTGAGGGAGAGTGA